From a single Nicotiana tomentosiformis chromosome 2, ASM39032v3, whole genome shotgun sequence genomic region:
- the LOC104109867 gene encoding putative receptor-like protein kinase At3g47110, whose protein sequence is MDKSCSLLFALAVFILLHHHTSLAKFPNISTDEAALLALKSHISSSDPNNILATNGSSSSPVCSWIGITCSSRHHRVAALDISSMQLHGTIPPHLGNLSFLASLIISNNKFHGEFSEELAHLQRLKMFRCSRNNFIAAIPSIFKFVAKPSLCLPIRKPVFRRNPIFPFQSNIAERVEYV, encoded by the coding sequence ATGGACAAAAGTTGCAGTCTTCTCTTTGCTCTTGCAGTTTTTATTTTGCTTCATCACCATACTTCACTGGCTAAGTTTCCCAATATCAGCACTGATGAAGCTGCTCTTCTTGCCTTGAAATCTCACATTTCTTCTTCTGATCCTAACAACATCTTAGCAACTAATGGGTCTTCTTCCAGCCCAGTATGCAGCTGGATTGGAATCACTTGCAGCTCTCGCCACCATAGAGTCGCAGCTTTGGATATTTCTAGCATGCAACTTCATGGTACTATTCCTCCACACCTTGGAAACCTCTCATTTCTCGCTTCCCTCATCATCAGCAACAACAAATTCCATGGGGAGTTTTCAGAAGAATTGGCTCATTTGCAGAGGTTGAAAATGTTTCGTTGCTCAAGAAATAACTTCATTGCTGCTATTCCATCAATTTTTAAGTTTGTTGCCAAACCTTCGCTTTGTTTACCTATTCGAAAACCAGTTTTTCGGAGGAATCCCATCTTCCCTTTCCAATCTAACATAGCTGAAAGAGTTGAGTATGTCTAG
- the LOC138904825 gene encoding LRR receptor-like serine/threonine-protein kinase GSO1 translates to MTILVLQDNQLRGPIPPSIFNITTMQIIALSKNNLTGKVPTTICDHLPDLEVLAISKTHLGGVIPPNLEKCRKLDIMILSNNEFIGTVPRELANLTALTELYLGVQNLGGEIPMELGNLKKLRSLSLYHNEFTGSIPASIFNISAMQNLALEQNRLSGLDLGINSFTGPIPESLGNLEYLEMLNLQWNDFSSDSAMRFLTSLTNCRKLRVLSFAENPLDGVFPASVGNFSAMQIFEGHGCKLKGVIPEEIGNLTGMTRMSLQNNELAVLTILSYGYLD, encoded by the exons ATGACTATCCTAGTTCTGCAAGATAACCAGCTTAGAGGCCCTATACCACCATCAATCTTTAACATTACAACAATGCAAATCATTGCTCTTTCCAAAAACAATCTTACTGGTAAGGTTCCAACAACTATATGTGACCATCTTCCTGACTTGGAAGTGCTTGCCATCTCTAAAACCCACCTAGGTGGCGTTATTCCACCAAACTTAGAAAAATGCAGAAAGCTTGATATTATGATATTGTCTAATAATGAGTTCATTGGAACTGTACCAAGAGAGTTAGCCAACTTGACAGCTCTTACAGAATTATATCTTGGAGTACAAAACTTGGGAG GAGAGATACCTATGGAGCTAGGTAATCTTAAGAAACTACGATCACTGTCATTATACCACAATGAGTTTACTGGTTCTATCCCTGCAAGTATTTTCAACATATCAGCAATGCAGAACCTAGCACTTGAACAAAACAGGCTTTCAg GTCTTGATCTCGGAATCAATAGTTTCACAGGCCCAATTCCTGAGTCACTTGGTAACTTAGAATACCTTGAGATGCTGAACTTGCAGTGGAACGATTTTTCCAGTGATTCAGCAATGAGATTCCTAACATCTTTGACAAACTGTAGGAAATTAAGGGTCCTCAGTTTTGCTGAGAATCCGTTAGATGGTGTTTTTCCTGCATCAGTTGGAAATTTTTCTGCTATGCAAATTTTTGAAGGACATGGTTGTAAACTGAAGGGCGTCATTCCAGAAGAAATTGGTAATCTTACTGGAATGACAAGGATGAGTCTGCAAAACAATGAGTTGGCTGTATTAACCATCTTATCTTATGGTTATCTTGACTAA